The Juglans microcarpa x Juglans regia isolate MS1-56 chromosome 2S, Jm3101_v1.0, whole genome shotgun sequence genome has a window encoding:
- the LOC121252410 gene encoding transcription factor LAF1-like: MGCKSSEMAKQPKHRKELWSPEEDQRLRNYVLIHGHGCWNSVPINAGLQRNGKSCRLRWINYLRPGLKRGMFCKVEEETILTLHRALGNKWSQIAQHLPGRTDNEIKNYWHSYLKKKVAEAQDQMKPQYIKTQNTIISSSDHITDSPSSPKRPRIGVSIYDGHMEKSVPLTYTTHDHHHDSIPQPSDFPREANHSFLPKLLFAEWLSLDHFHGGNSTANSGEGRLLSRDAASSHNSNLQETPIHGFPSNDVGTYGGEFNNVLISLHASPTAGMFNSQFMFGDDQYFIPGPGY, from the exons ATGGGGTGCAAATCATCAGAAATGGCAAAGCAGCCGAAACACAGGAAGGAATTATGGTCACCAGAAGAAGATCAAAGGCTCCGAAACTATGTCCTCATACATGGTCATGGCTGCTGGAACTCAGTCCCCATTAACGCTG gCTTGCAGAGGAATGGAAAGAGCTGCAGACTAAGGTGGATTAATTACTTAAGGCCAGGATTAAAGCGAGGGATGTTTTGCAAGGTAGAGGAGGAGACAATCCTGACACTTCATCGAGCGTTGGGCAACAA ATGGTCGCAGATAGCGCAGCATTTGCCTGGAAGAACAGATAACGAGATAAAGAACTACTGGCATTCTTATCTGAAGAAAAAAGTGGCCGAAGCTCAAGATCAAATGAAACCTCAGTACATTAAAACCCAGAATACAATTATTTCAAGCTCAGATCATATTACGGATTCTCCGTCCTCACCCAAAAGGCCCAGAATCGGAGTTTCAATTTACGATGGACACATGGAAAAATCAGTACCATTAACATATACcactcatgatcatcatcatgactCCATTCCACAGCCTTCAGACTTCCCTAGGGAGGCAAACCATAGCTTCTTGCCTAAGCTGTTGTTCGCAGAGTGGCTTTCCCTAGATCATTTTCATGGCGGAAACAGTACTGCAAATTCAGGTGAAGGCCGACTCCTTTCCAGAGATGCTGCATCTTCTCATAATTCaaacttgcaggaaactcccaTCCATGGTTTTCCGTCAAATGATGTTGGAACATATGGTGGCGAGTTTAATAACGTGCTAATTAGCCTGCATGCTTCGCCCACTGCTGGGATGTTTAACTCACAATTTATGTTTGGGGACGATCAATATTTTATCCCCGGGCCGGGATATTGA